From one Gossypium hirsutum isolate 1008001.06 chromosome D08, Gossypium_hirsutum_v2.1, whole genome shotgun sequence genomic stretch:
- the LOC107900843 gene encoding protein NRT1/ PTR FAMILY 7.2 isoform X2: protein MGTMYLFSLMGAFLSHSYLGRYLTCVSFQVLYLIGLIALSLVTQLSLLKPQGCGKLGQLCEPHSSAETVVFYVAIYMITLGNGAPEPAFAAFGTDQFDEEDNTEKQSKNSFYSYFYVALNMGSLVVETVLVYIQNLGNWILGFWICAACAALAFCLLLCGSFQYPPMVKGFMKLKGSKAKIMGSEEYFTPMASNISIEPPLSPWSTWSNQQIHGIFAPSHKLK, encoded by the exons ATGGGAACTAtgtaccttttctctttaatgGGTGCTTTTCTAAGTCATTCCTACTTGGGAAGATACCTTACATGTGTCTCATTTCAGGTTCTCTACCTTATT GGGTTGATAGCACTATCGTTGGTCACACAATTGTCTCTACTAAAACCTCAAGGTTGTGGCAAACTAGGACAGTTATGTGAACCTCATTCATCAGCTGAAACTGTTGTATTTTATGTTGCTATATATATGATTACTTTAGGCAATGGAGCCCCTGAACCTGCATTTGCTGCATTTGGAACCGACCAGTTCGACGAGGAGGACAACACGGAAAAACAATCTAAGAATTCATTTTACAGCTATTTTTATGTGGCCTTAAACATGGGATCCTTGGTTGTTGAGACTGTGTTGGTATATATTCAGAACCTTGGGAACTGGATCTTGGGGTTCTGGATATGTGCTGCTTGTGCAGCGCTTGCATTTTGCTTGCTTTTGTGTGGGTCGTTTCAGTACCCTCCAATGGTGAAGGGATTTATGAAGTTGAAAGGAAGCAAGGCAAAAATAATGGGGTCAGAAGAATACTTCACACCAATGGCTTCAA ATATCTCGATCGAGCCTCCATTATCACCCTGGTCGACATGGTCAAACCAGCAAATCCATGGCATCTTTGCACCATCACACAAGTTGAAGTGA
- the LOC107900843 gene encoding protein NRT1/ PTR FAMILY 7.3 isoform X1, with protein sequence MCCLCSACILLAFVWVVSVPSNGEGIYEVERKQGKNNGVRRILHTNGFKYLDRASIITLVDMVKPANPWHLCTITQVEVKSILKLLPIWFCTVLSSVVFIQMLSLFAEQGAAMNTTTISNFHIPPASMFAFDIISTSTFILLYDKLIVPLYIKVTKREPKPPSELQRIGIGIAMAMASMIIAAIVEQQRLKHAGSKNTRGLSIFWQIPQYVLVGVSEAFVYVAQMEFFATQTPDGLKSLGIGLSMSSSAMVSYICSIILTTVMAITSTNGEAGWVPPDLNDGHLDRYFFLLAALTAINLVLFVICAKRYSPTSFENRAENMEMGTQEQANEA encoded by the exons ATGTGCTGCTTGTGCAGCGCTTGCATTTTGCTTGCTTTTGTGTGGGTCGTTTCAGTACCCTCCAATGGTGAAGGGATTTATGAAGTTGAAAGGAAGCAAGGCAAAAATAATGGGGTCAGAAGAATACTTCACACCAATGGCTTCAA ATATCTCGATCGAGCCTCCATTATCACCCTGGTCGACATGGTCAAACCAGCAAATCCATGGCATCTTTGCACCATCACACAAGTTGAAGTGAAGTCCATTCTAAAATTACTACCAATATGGTTCTGCACCGTTTTGTCCTCTGTAGTGTTCATACAAATGCTTTCTCTCTTTGCCGAACAAGGAGCAGCCATGAACACAACAACAATCTCAAACTTCCATATCCCACCAGCCAGCATGTTTGCATTCGACATAATAAGCACATCAACATTCATTCTATTGTATGACAAACTGATAGTTCCTTTATACATTAAGGTAACAAAAAGAGAACCCAAGCCACCATCCGAGCTACAAAGAATAGGAATCGGCATAGCCATGGCAATGGCATCCATGATAATCGCAGCCATTGTGGAGCAGCAAAGACTAAAACATGCCGGTTCTAAAAACACGAGGGGTTTAAGCATTTTCTGGCAGATCCCACAGTATGTGCTTGTGGGAGTGTCTGAAGCATTTGTGTACGTTGCCCAGATGGAATTTTTTGCGACACAAACACCTGATGGATTGAAAAGCTTGGGGATTGGGTTGTCGATGTCTTCTTCAGCAATGGTTAGTTATATATGTAGCATAATTTTGACGACAGTGATGGCCATTACATCTACGAATGGGGAAGCAGGTTGGGTTCCACCGGATTTGAATGATGGACATTTGGATCGGTACTTCTTTTTATTAGCTGCATTGACTGCTATTAACTTGGTTCTTTTTGTTATTTGTGCTAAGAGGTATAGTCCCACATCGTTTGAGAACAGAGCTGAAAACATGGAAATGGGGACACAGGAGCAAGCTAATGAAGCTTGA
- the LOC121202907 gene encoding protein GRAVITROPIC IN THE LIGHT 1, which produces MEDSMKQNPEAMEAFISKIFTNISSLKSAYIQLQTAHTPYDPEKIQVADKLIISELKNLSELKHFYRENNPKPVSVSPQDSHLAVEIQEQQSLLRTYEVMVKKFQSEIQNKDSEIRQLQQQIEEANQKRVKLEKNLKLRGLSMKESEGSGEANGFFPADLTPELFVSAVESAFKAIHDFSKPLINMMKAAGWDLDAAADSIEPNVVYAKRAHKKYAFESHICQRMFSGFQVENFSINLDNLTVNKESFFHQYLALREMDPLDVLGQNPDSVFGKFCRSKYPVVVHPKMETSFFGNLDQRNYVIGGGHPRTPFYQAFLKLAKSIWLLHRLACSFDPNVKIFQVKRGSEYSEVYMASVVNNLIMDETDEKPQVGLMVMPGFWIDSIVIRSRVYLSGMKVNE; this is translated from the coding sequence ATGGAAGACAGCATGAAGCAGAATCCAGAAGCTATGGAAGCTTTTATatccaaaatatttacaaatatttccTCCCTTAAGTCGGCCTATATTCAGCTCCAAACTGCTCATACTCCTTATGACCCTGAAAAAATTCAAGTTGCTGATAAACTTATAATTTCCGAGCTGAAGAATCTATCCGAACTAAAGCACTTCTACAGAGAAAACAACCCGAAACCAGTGTCTGTTTCTCCTCAGGATTCTCACTTAGCTGTTGAGATTCAAGAGCAGCAGAGCCTGCTGAGAACCTATGAAGTTATGGTAAAGAAGTTCCAGTCTGAAATTCAGAATAAGGATTCGGAGATTCGTCAGTTGCAGCAGCAAATTGAAGAGGCAAATCAGAAGAGAGTGAAGCTAGAAAAGAACCTAAAGCTTAGGGGGTTGTCTATGAAGGAATCTGAAGGCTCGGGGGAAGCAAACGGATTCTTCCCTGCGGATTTGACCCCTGAGCTCTTTGTATCAGCCGTTGAATCTGCTTTCAAAGCTATTCATGATTTTTCTAAACCATTGATCAACATGATGAAAGCTGCTGGCTGGGACCTTGATGCTGCCGCTGACTCGATTGAACCCAATGTTGTATATGCCAAGAGAGCtcataaaaaatatgcatttgagTCCCATATTTGCCAGAGAATGTTCAGTGGGTTTCAAGTGGAGAATTTCTCGATTAATTTAGATAATCTTACAGTCAATAAAGAGAGCTTCTTCCACCAATACCTGGCTCTGAGGGAGATGGATCCGTTGGACGTGCTAGGCCAGAATCCTGATTCCGTATTCGGTAAATTCTGCAGGAGCAAGTACCCTGTGGTCGTCCATCCAAAGATGGAAACTTCATTCTTCGGAAACTTGGACCAACGGAATTATGTAATCGGAGGTGGGCATCCGCGGACTCCATTTTACCAAGCCTTTCTAAAATTAGCCAAGTCTATATGGCTTTTGCATAGGCTAGCTTGTTCATTCGATCCTAACGTGAAGATCTTCCAAGTTAAAAGGGGAAGTGAATATTCAGAGGTTTATATGGCAAGTGTAGTGAACAACTTGATAATGGATGAAACTGATGAGAAACCTCAAGTTGGGCTAATGGTCATGCCTGGCTTTTGGATTGACAGCATCGTCATTCGGAGCCGAGTTTATCTTTCAGGAATGAAGGTTAATGAGTAA
- the LOC107899900 gene encoding pectinesterase inhibitor 9 has protein sequence MAKLSLSLLLFFFFIFCINIGTVEPLNRAAHSQARTFIEASCRTTRYPALCVKWLTRHASSDTPPTAQQLTRTALTVSLYRARHVRLYLVKVAKELKATKAKEYPVVRDCLVQIDDSVSQLSQSTGELCRLDPKAEMMSDDMYWHIDNVDTWVSTALTDASSCVDEFPGQRMSKMKATIKSKVLNVAQLTSNALALFHRYAAAAIEKHP, from the coding sequence ATGGCTAAACTCAGCCTCTCCCTTCtgctcttctttttcttcatcttttgCATTAACATTGGCACGGTTGAGCCATTAAATAGAGCGGCACATTCTCAAGCTAGGACCTTCATTGAGGCGTCATGTCGGACCACACGCTATCCGGCCCTATGTGTTAAATGGCTCACTCGCCATGCTAGTTCCGATACACCACCAACCGCGCAGCAACTGACCCGTACGGCGTTGACGGTGAGCCTATACCGAGCTCGTCACGTGAGGTTGTACTTGGTGAAGGTGGCTAAAGAGCTCAAGGCAACGAAAGCCAAGGAGTATCCGGTGGTGAGAGATTGCTTGGTGCAGATAGATGATAGTGTAAGCCAGCTTAGCCAGTCGACCGGAGAGCTTTGCCGATTGGACCCCAAAGCTGAGATGATGAGCGATGACATGTATTGGCACATAGATAACGTTGATACTTGGGTTAGTACTGCCCTAACTGATGCTAGCAGTTGCGTAGATGAGTTCCCAGGGCAGAGGATGAGTAAAATGAAGGCCACCATTAAGAGCAAGGTGTTGAATGTTGCACAGTTAACAAGCAATGCACTGGCCTTATTTCACCGATATGCTGCTGCTGCCATTGAGAAGCACCCATAA
- the LOC121219838 gene encoding plasmodesmata-located protein 8: MMGSLHLHSTALGFFFLFLSLRLSHGLLVKPHIFIYGGCSQEKYGPNTPFEANLNAFLSSVVTSASQVSYTTYATGNGSSTPPDGTTVYGLYQCRGDLQRPDCSRCMQSAVNQIGLVCPYSYGASLQLEGCYLRYDRASFLGTLDTSLKFKKCSKSSVNNDEEFFRRRDIVLADLQAGVGFKVSSSGMVEGFSQCMGDLSSSDCSSCLGDAVGKLKSLCGSAAAADVFLGQCYARYWASGYYQEFSSADSSHQDEDHIGKTVALIVGVLAGLAVLIVILSFCHSNGMKQQV, encoded by the exons ATGATGGGGAGCCTTCACTTACACTCCACAGCCCTGGGATTCTTCTTTCTCTTCCTGTCTCTCAGACTCAGTCATGGCCTTCTCGTCAAACCTCATATCTTCATCTATGGTGGTTGCTCTCAGGAAAAGTACGGTCCCAACACCCCATTTGAAGCTAACCTCAACGCTTTTCTATCATCCGTTGTTACCTCAGCCTCTCAAGTCTCCTACACTACCTATGCCACCGGAAATGGAAGCTCAACGCCCCCAGATGGAACCACCGTCTATGGCTTATACCAGTGCAGGGGTGATTTACAGAGACCCGACTGCTCAAGATGCATGCAAAGTGCCGTTAACCAGATAGGGTTGGTTTGCCCTTACTCCTACGGTGCTTCATTACAACTAGAAGGCTGTTATTTAAGATACGACCGTGCTAGTTTCTTGGGGACACTCGATACAAGTCTGAAGTTCAAGAAATGCAGTAAAAGTAGTGTTAATAACGACGAGGAGTTCTTTAGGCGTAGAGATATAGTGTTAGCCGATTTGCAGGCGGGTGTTGGTTTTAAAGTCAGTTCGTCGGGTATGGTCGAGGGTTTTTCCCAGTGTATGGGGGATTTGAGCTCGAGTGATTGCTCCTCTTGCCTTGGGGATGCTGTTGGGAAACTGAAGAGCTTATGCGGATCAGCTGCGGCAGCTGATGTTTTCTTGGGGCAGTGTTATGCTCGGTACTGGGCATCTGGATACTATCAAGAATTCTCTTCTGCAG ATTCCTCCCACCAAGATGAGGATCATATTGGAAAAACAGTAGCCCTCATCGTGGGTGTATTAGCAGGTCTAGCTGTTCTAATTGTTATTCTCTCATTTTGCCATAGCAATGG AATGAAACAACAGGTTTAA